The window TTGAGCAGTGGCAAACTGCATGGTTTGATTATTTAGGCTCCAGGCGCAAACCCATTGTTTATTTTTCCCCTGAATCAAATAAGGGTTTATCATTTTCTTTTCGGTACCCCAACGGCCATAATCACTTTTTAAAAAGGTGTAATTATTGCCAACTGGTGTCCAGTGCTGCTTATCTAAGCTCCAGGCAAAGCGTAATCCATTTGCGTTGTAGGCAAAAAGGTAAGCTGAGTCGGGTTCATTTTTTTTAAAAGCAAATGTATTTATAACGGTAAGCAAAAGGACTGTAACCGACAATAATTGTTTGTTCATTTGTTTGAGTTAATTCGGTTAAAACTTCATGTTTAAATTCCAGTTACGGGATAATGCTGTTGCCTCCTTTTTAGTAAGGTGTATTACCGCGCCATGTTTGGGCGAAGAGAAATTGGTCGATTTCATTACTCCTTCGTTAAAACGGCCCAGATTGGTGAAATTCGTAAAGTCGCTGGTCTCACTAAAACCGAAATTATGCGGGGTAATGCGGTAGATATCATAAATGAGCACCCATTTATTTTCGCCAATACGTTTATAAACCGTAGGCGCCTCACAACCTACTTTTTCAGGGTCGTACCAGCGGTCGTCGTATTGATAATCTTTATTGATAGATGTTGAAACCGCTTGTTTTACTCCAGATGTACCATCATGCGGAACGTAAAACATGTGAAACTTGTCGCCAACTTTAGTAATATCGGCATCGATATACGATACATCTTTCGGGTACTGAAAAAGCAGCTTTGGCTGTGATTCGAAACGGGTAAAATCTTTATCCATATAAGCATAATAGAGCTTGTCTTTCCCGTTGGCAAAACGCATGGTAAAGTAGATCATCAGCTTATTTTCTTTTTCATCAAAGATCAGTTCTGGTGCCCAGGCACAGCCAATATCGGCCAGTTCGGGGAAAGATTGATCGACCCTTAAAACCCGGTGCGACCAATGAATCAAATCTTTCGATTTCATAAGCACCAAACCGCGATTATTGCCCCAGCCATACGCTTTTCCATCCCGTTCCCATTCTGTATTGCGGTATCCTGCCTTTTGGCCATAAATATGCAGGTCGGTTAAGGCCATGTAAAACATGCCATCGGGGCCACGGTAAATGTGCGGATCGCGGATGCCTTTCTGTTCAGCAATGGTGTCGCCTGCAATAACAGGTTTGGCCTGGTTTACATCGGTAAAACTGTAACCATCTTTACTTAAGGCCATATATAAACCATGGGTATCATCTTTAAAGTATACCATCAGGTAAGCAGCCTTGTCTTTTTCGCGCGCTTGCTGTTTTCGTTGGGCAAAAAGGTTAATCGAGAAGAACAGCGCTATCAAAAGTGTTGTGGTCCGGTAGAAAATAATCATTCGCTTTATATTTGGTTTTAGCAGTTTGAACTACTAAAATAGCAAATAATCGTCATTATGACGATTATTTGTTCCTGATAACATGCGCCATTAAAATTTAAGCTGTTATGAAGAAGAAGCAGCCACAGCTTCTTTATGTAATTCTTTACTCCTAATCCGGCTCAGGGTTTCCAGACGCATACCCAAATAACTGGCCAGGTAGCGCTGGGGATCCGGTTCATATCAATTTTTTTGCTTTCTTCAAGCATGCGGTAGCGGCGCAGCGCATTAGGAATGCGCGCTAGTATCGATCTTTCTGAAGCTGCATAGTAATGCAGGGCCAAAAGCTTGCGGCCAATCACATTGGCTTCTTCGTATTTGGCGTAAGTGGCATCGATTAAAATATAAGGGATACGGATCAGTTCGCAATCTTCTAGTGCCTGAAGATATTCTACCGAATGGTAGGCTTTGTGATCGGGGTGGCGGATGGCACCTACAATGTTGTTACCGAAACTGAACCAGGTGGTAATATCTTTTGTGCCGTCTTTAACAAAGCCACGTACTATACCGCTTTTTACAAAGTAAAGTGCAGCATTACTATCAATCGGAGAAACAATGTGCTTGTTTTTTCTAACCTTAATTAGCGAGCAATGTTTTTCGTACTCTGCAATCATCGAATCAGAAACTGGATAATACTGCTCAAAAAATTGAATGAGCGGCTGTACAAAAGAGCTGTTTTGGGGATGGAGCATCATATTGTAACGTTTAGTTTGTTGAATAATGTGTTATTAATAAAAGCATCAGTTCAACACTTTTAAAGGATATAGGTGGTACTTTTTAAGCAGTAAGACCACATTTACTCCATAGCGGGATGATGGGCTTTTCTAATATGTTTGTTTAATTATTCCGTATCTACGTAAAATATAGCTATTAGGTTTTTTTAAATAGGATTATTTATACAAAAAAAAATACTGTATTAATAAAGTTACATAATTTTTATTGTAAAAACAGATAGCCTGGTGCAATTAGCTTTTTAAAATTAACTAAAACTATCTGTTTGCGATCCGGTTAGCATAATAAGAAAGATGATAATGGAGAGAAAAGATACTAAAAGAAAAGTAATTACTGAACTTGCAACTGCCGGCTTGCAGGCTGCAGCAAAAAGGTTGGGAGCAACCGCAAGCCGTAAACAGATCAGAAAAGGTATTTCGCAAAATATTGGGATTATTGATCAATTATTGCGGTTAACCTTGATGAAAAATATGGACCCTTCAAAAATAATGAAGAGAGATATTGAACTGAGCGCCCTAGGCGTAATTGCCATGCACAATTTTTACAAAGGTTTTAAACGGAACAAGAAACTATGGGTGCTGGAGGGTATTTTTTTATCGGCTGCACTGGCGGGAGTAATTTTGGTAACCCAGATAAACCGTAGCAGGAATAAACCCGAAAAACCCAGCTAAGCCATTTGCTTTAACTTCGATGTTTTGGCCTGTTTAATATAGTTATCCAAAAACTGACCAATGCCTGTTGTAGCATAACCCATCAGTCGCGAGTTTTCGCCCAACTCTGATGATACAATGGTTGTTTTCTCTCTGATCTGGGTCATACAATACGTATTAATAGCCTGCTGCATGGGCAAGGTAATGTATTGTTTTGCTTCGGCAATTTTGCCACTTAAAATAATCAGTTCGGGATTAAAGAGCTGAATGAGCATAGCAATGCCTTTGCCCATATGTGTGCCGATATTGGATAACAATTGAATGGCATACTGATCGCCTTTGTTGGCGGCTGCAATGATAACGGCTGGTTCTATCCTTTCGAGTTCTTCATTACTGAGCTTATTTAGCATAGAATTTTTGCCCGATAAAATGCCTTCTTTAGCCATTTCGGATAGTGCATTACCTGATGCAATGGTTTCGAGGCAACCGTGTTTACCACAGTAACACAAAGCGCCGTTTTCTACGAAAGGAATATGCCCCAATTCACCCGAAAAACCACAGGCTCCGGGTCTCAACTTACTATCCATAATAATACCCAGGCCCACACCCCAATCCATGAGTAAAATGAGCGCATTTTTTTTGCCTTTGGCCATGCCATGTGTAAACTCGGCCATCGTAGAACCATTTACATCGTTCTGGATCACTACAGGCAAATTCAACATTTTTTCGAATGCCGCAGTTAACGAAATATTTTCAGCATCATTCAAAAAATAGCTGTAGTTCTCGCCACGCGCTGCATCAATCAGGCCGGGCATACCTACACTGCAACCAATCAGTTCGCCGTTTGATATGTTTTGTGATTGAAGAATATCCTGTAAATGGGTGTTTAAAATATGGAAGAAATCGGCCCTGCTTTTTGAGATAGGAAGGGCGATAGTTTTAGGGCCAAATATGAAATTATAATTGTTGTCCATAATGGCTATTTTGGTATGGAACAATTCGATATCGATACAAACAATCAGGATTTTTTTGTCCTTTAAGCTATATAGATCAGGTTTTCTACCACCCATGGATGCACCGTAACCTTTCTTTTCAATCCAACCTTCGTCTGTTAAACTGCTAATGAGCTTCAAAATACTGGGGGTACTCATGTTCATCAGCTCACATAATGCTGAAACCGGCGATGGCCCTATACTGAAAAGGTATTTAATCAGCTCATATTTCTGGGTCAGCCTTTTATTCCCCTCATAATTGGATATGCTATTTAATAGGTTAAGATTCATGAATATTTGGTTCAATTTGGATAAATATATAGAACTTCTGTTAAAAATTTATAAAAGTTTTTTTCATACGTAAAGAAATAAACGATGTTTTGTCTTTTTAACAATTTCTTCCTAACATTAACTAACCAAATATGCTATTTAATGTCGCTGTATCCTGTTTTGAAAAAAATATAATGCATTGGCTATTAATTTTAAACTGAACCATCAGATAAGTTTATTTCTACACAACAACCAAAATGAAAACTAAAGAAGAACCACAAACAAACTCCAGAAGAGACTTTATTAAAAAAACAGCAGTGGGCCTTGCTGCCTTTACAATTGTGCCCCGTTACGTACTGGGCGGACAAGGCTTTATAGCGCCCAGCGATAAATTAACCAAGGCGGTAATAGGCGTAGGGGGCATGGGCCGTAACCACTTTGTTTACGATGGCACACAGGTAGTAGCCATTTGCGATGTAGACAGCAGGCATATTGCCAAATCGTTACCCATGCTGGATAAGGGCGTAAAAACCTTTAGCGATTACCGCGAATTACTAAAACTGCCTGAGGTAGATATTGTACACATTGCCACGCCGCCACACTGGCACGGAACCATGGCCATTGATGCGGCCAATGCAGGTAAAGACATTTGGTGCGAAAAACCGATGACACATACCATTGGCGAAGGTAAAAGGGTAATGGAAGCTGTACAGCAACACGGTCGCATGTTTCGTTTAAATACCTGGTTTAGGTTTAAAGATACTTTTTATGGCATGGGAACAACGGTAAAACCCATCAAAAAACTGGTTGATAGTGGCTTACTGGGTTGGCCTTTAAAGGTTACCGTAAGTAAGCATACGGGTTACGACTGGAAATTTTACTGGGTAGGTAAAGAAAATTTACCAGTAGAACCTGTACCTGCTGAGCTTGATTATAATTCGTGGTTAGGGCCTGCACCGTTTAAACCTTACAGTACCCATCGTGTACACGGTACTTTCCGCGGTTATTGGGATTATGATGGTGGCGGTTTAAGCGATATGGGTCAGCACTATATCGATCCTATCCAGTACTTTTTGGGCAAAGATGATACCAATCCAATCTCGGTAGAAGTAGATGCCCCACAACAACATAGTGATGCCGTGGGTACCTGGAGAAGGATTACCTATACCTATGCCGATGGTTGCCAGATTATTTTAGATGGCGAAGGCAAAGATGCCAATGTGCCTTATATAGAAGGACCAAAAGGAAAGCTTTATCCTGGCTTTAAATCCGATATTCCGGATTTGGAGCGTAAACTGGCCGCATTCCCTGATCCGGCTCCACAGATGACAGATTTTGTAACCTCGGTTAAAACCAGACAGCAATTTGCACTGAACGAGGAAAACGGACACCGCTCTTGTAATATCGTAAATATTGGTTTGGCAGCACTCCGCCTGGGCCGTTCTTTAAAATTCGACCCGGTTAAGCAGGAATTTATTGATGATGAAGCAGCCAATAAACTGATCAATCCGGTAATGCGTGCACCTTTCACCATATAGTTCATCTAAACCAAACTTTACAGAAATTTTTAATCGATAACAATGATAAAGAAATTAATATTTGCACTGTTGGCTATTGTGATGTTGCAACAGGCTATATATGCACAAGATAAAACCGATCAGCGTACCACCACTACCCGCATTGCCGATCTGCTGGCCCAATTGCCGGCGAGAGATGCCAAACAGCTGAACAGAAATATGCAGGAAATTGCCGATTTAGGCGAAGATGGCTATGTTGGCTTAATTGGTGGCTTAGCCCCTGGTGCAAAAGGAAATGCGGTAATTGAATATGCAGTTAGTGGTTTTTCGGCTTATGTAAGTAAGGCAGGG is drawn from Pedobacter sp. HDW13 and contains these coding sequences:
- a CDS encoding Crp/Fnr family transcriptional regulator, whose product is MMLHPQNSSFVQPLIQFFEQYYPVSDSMIAEYEKHCSLIKVRKNKHIVSPIDSNAALYFVKSGIVRGFVKDGTKDITTWFSFGNNIVGAIRHPDHKAYHSVEYLQALEDCELIRIPYILIDATYAKYEEANVIGRKLLALHYYAASERSILARIPNALRRYRMLEESKKIDMNRIPSATWPVIWVCVWKP
- a CDS encoding Gfo/Idh/MocA family oxidoreductase, with protein sequence MKTKEEPQTNSRRDFIKKTAVGLAAFTIVPRYVLGGQGFIAPSDKLTKAVIGVGGMGRNHFVYDGTQVVAICDVDSRHIAKSLPMLDKGVKTFSDYRELLKLPEVDIVHIATPPHWHGTMAIDAANAGKDIWCEKPMTHTIGEGKRVMEAVQQHGRMFRLNTWFRFKDTFYGMGTTVKPIKKLVDSGLLGWPLKVTVSKHTGYDWKFYWVGKENLPVEPVPAELDYNSWLGPAPFKPYSTHRVHGTFRGYWDYDGGGLSDMGQHYIDPIQYFLGKDDTNPISVEVDAPQQHSDAVGTWRRITYTYADGCQIILDGEGKDANVPYIEGPKGKLYPGFKSDIPDLERKLAAFPDPAPQMTDFVTSVKTRQQFALNEENGHRSCNIVNIGLAALRLGRSLKFDPVKQEFIDDEAANKLINPVMRAPFTI
- a CDS encoding glycoside hydrolase family 43 protein, yielding MIIFYRTTTLLIALFFSINLFAQRKQQAREKDKAAYLMVYFKDDTHGLYMALSKDGYSFTDVNQAKPVIAGDTIAEQKGIRDPHIYRGPDGMFYMALTDLHIYGQKAGYRNTEWERDGKAYGWGNNRGLVLMKSKDLIHWSHRVLRVDQSFPELADIGCAWAPELIFDEKENKLMIYFTMRFANGKDKLYYAYMDKDFTRFESQPKLLFQYPKDVSYIDADITKVGDKFHMFYVPHDGTSGVKQAVSTSINKDYQYDDRWYDPEKVGCEAPTVYKRIGENKWVLIYDIYRITPHNFGFSETSDFTNFTNLGRFNEGVMKSTNFSSPKHGAVIHLTKKEATALSRNWNLNMKF
- a CDS encoding ROK family protein; this encodes MNLNLLNSISNYEGNKRLTQKYELIKYLFSIGPSPVSALCELMNMSTPSILKLISSLTDEGWIEKKGYGASMGGRKPDLYSLKDKKILIVCIDIELFHTKIAIMDNNYNFIFGPKTIALPISKSRADFFHILNTHLQDILQSQNISNGELIGCSVGMPGLIDAARGENYSYFLNDAENISLTAAFEKMLNLPVVIQNDVNGSTMAEFTHGMAKGKKNALILLMDWGVGLGIIMDSKLRPGACGFSGELGHIPFVENGALCYCGKHGCLETIASGNALSEMAKEGILSGKNSMLNKLSNEELERIEPAVIIAAANKGDQYAIQLLSNIGTHMGKGIAMLIQLFNPELIILSGKIAEAKQYITLPMQQAINTYCMTQIREKTTIVSSELGENSRLMGYATTGIGQFLDNYIKQAKTSKLKQMA